GTGCTGCCTCCCGCGGCGAGCGTCACTCGCCGCAGGTAGGGCGCAGCCGTGTCGACCTGGAAACCGTCCTCCACCAGTTTGGCGTCGGCCGCGTACTTGCAGGTACCCGCGACGCAGTCATCCGACGTCAGGGAGTCCTGATCGTTGCAGTCCCCAGGCACGGCGCACTCCGGCCCGGCGTCTCCTCCGTCCGCTCCGCCCGCGTCCTGACCGCCGCCTCCGCTACCGCTGCTTCCGCTGGCTCCGCCGCCACCTCCCAGGCCACTGTCCCCGCTTTGACCACCCGCCGAGGCATCACCGGTATCCGTCTGCAGCTCGTCGAAGTCGAGCAAGAAGGCGCAGGAACTCAGGACGCAGGTCGCGGTCAGGCCCGCGAGCAAAGAACGGATTCTCATGGGGTGACTCGGAGCCTAGATTAACATGATTCCGCGCAGGGAACCGATGGAGCCCGTCGGCGCTGGGAACCACTTCCCGTCGGGCGCGGGCGGCCTCAGGTAGGACACGTGAGCAAGGATCGGAAGGTGCCTCAGGGCCGCTTGGGGCGGCTGGCGCGCCTGGCGCGCGTCGGGGCGCGAAGCGGCGCGGCCATGCTCACCGGTGGCGGTGCGGAAAGCGCCGCGCGGCAGGCGGCGGAAGTGTTGGGCAATCTTCGCGGCCTGGCTGCCAAGGTGGGTCAGATGGCGAGCTACGTCGACGGCGTGGTGCCCGAAGCGCACCGCGAAGCCTACGAGGGAGCGTTGGCTCAGCTCCGCGCCGCAGCTCCGCAATCCAGTGCCGACGAGATCCAGGGCGTGATCGAAGACGACTTGGGCGCGCCCATCGCGGAACTTTTCTCGGAGTGGGAGCGCGAGCCCTTCGCCAGCGCGTCCATCGGGCAGGTTCACCGAGCGCGCCTGAACGACGGTCGTGAGGTCGCAGTCAAGGTGCAGCACCCGGGCATCGATCGCGCGGTGGAGGCGGACCTCTCCAACGCTTCCGTGGTGAGTCATTTGGTGGGAGCCGCAGGCCCGAAGACCATGGACACCGTGCGGATCTTCGAGGAGATCCGCACGCGCTTTCGCGAGGAACTGGACTACGAGCTCGAGGCCCAGCGCCAGGAGGAGTTCCGCACGCTGCACGCCGGCGACGACAAGATCCGCATTCCGCAAGTCGTGCCCGAACGCTGCAGTCGACGTGTTTTGACGAGTGAGCTTTGCCACGGAACCAGCCTGGAAGATGCCGCAGCGGAGAGCGAGCCGGCGCGACGCGCGCACGCAGAAACCCTTTGGCGATTCGTGTTCAAGGGCAACTTGGTCGGCGGGGCCTTCAACGCCGATCCGCATCCAGGCAACTATCTGTTCGGCCCCGACGGAACGGTCACCTTCTTGGACTTCGGCTGCATCCAACCGATCGAAGGCAAGCGCCTCGACGACGCGCGCCAGCTGCACTTGGCCGCCCTGGCCGGCGAAGAGCAGGCCTTTGCCGAGCGCTGCAAGATCTTGCTCGAGACTCGAGGCGGAGCCTACGAACGCGCCGCCATCGACTACTCACGCAAGTGCTTCGAGCCACTCTTCTCGCCGCCGTTTCGCATCACGCGCCCCTACGTGACGGAGTTGGTGGAGGGCGTGCGTGCGATGAAGTCACTCCTGTTTCAGAAAGACGGCAATGTCGTGCCGCTGCCCGAGGGGATGGTGTTCATCAATCGGCTGCAGTTCGGCTTCTATTCGGTGCTCGCGCGCTTGGATGTGGAGGCTGACTATGCGCGCGTGGAGCGCGACTTCCTTCGGGCAGCGGGCCTCGATCGGGCCTGAGCCAAGGGGTGAGTCCGCAGATTCGTTGCAGAAACCAGGTATGTGACCACCGGATGACCAGGGGCGAAGGCAGGTAGTCAGAGGTGCGACGAGGTGGGAGCGCTACTTGACGGAGGACAAGTCGGCTATCATCCAGGCGTGGCCAATCTACGAAGGCTGCTGGTGGGGCTCACCCTCTCGGGCTGCGTCGGCCTGATCGACGACCCTCCCTCTGGCGGCAGCACGGGACCAGGGACGGATCCGGGAGATCCCCGGCTCGAAGCGCGGGTATGGCGCCTTACCGACGCCCAGTACAACCGGGAAATTCAGCGCTTCTTTCCGGGCGCGCCGGTGGTGGACGTTCCGGACGGTGCGAGTGAGTACGGGCTGACGAACATCGCTTCCACGGCGCGCATCGACCTCGGCAACGCTTCGCTGTTCCATGAAGCTGCGCGCACCATCGGAACTTGGGTCGCCGATCAAGGCGCCCCCACGGCGCGATGTCAGACCTTCGGCACGCCCGCATGTGTCGACACCTTCATGGACTGGTTCCCTGAAGCGGCCTTCCGCCGTCCACCGACGCCGGCGGAAAGGGCCGAGCTGCGTGCGGTCTACGACGAACTCGAACCCAAGTACGGCGCTGACTGGGCGTTTGCAGCCCTGGTTCGTGGCGTGCTGTTGTCACCCCAATTCTTGTATCGCTATGAGATCGGCCCCAGCGGGAAGGGCATCGTCAAGCTCGACGACTACGAGATTGCGTCACTGATTTCCTTTTCGCTCACCGACGGGGCTCCGGATCAGGAGCTGCTCGACGCAGCCAAAGCGGGCACCCTGCGCGATGCGTCGGTACGAGAGAAACACGCGCGGCGATTGATGGGGCGCACGGGGCCGGTGTGGCAGCGATTCTTCTGGGAGTGGCTGAAGATGTCTACGCTGCAGAGCCAAGGCACGGAGACCCAACTCGATCCGAACTTGGTCGCCGGGCTGGAGGAGGAGTCACGTACCTTCATCCAGAAGGTCATCGTCGACAACGCCGGCACGCTGGGCGACCTGCTGACCTCGACCACGAGCTGGGGCAACTCCGACGTCGCCAACTACTACGGCGCCAGTCATCCGGGCGGTGGTTTGGCGCAGTTCGAGCTACCGGCGAAGGAGCGCGGCGGGCTGCTGACCCTGGGCGCTTGGCTCGTTTCCCACGGCAAGAAGGGCCGCGACAACGTGGTGCGACGCGGCATGGGCCTGTTCCGCGACGCCATGTGCCAAGAGATAAAGCCCCTCAACATCGACCTCGAAGCGGCCACCAAAGCGCTGGTCGGGGCGGACGCGACGATCAAGGAAATCGCCGACGCTCGCGGGGCAGACGCCACCTGTGGCGCATGCCATGTCACGTCGGATCCGATCGGCTTGGTCTTCGAGTCCTACGCGGGCGACGGCAAGTTCCAAACGACCTATGCCGATGGCAAGCCAGTCGAGGCGACCGCGGTCATGGATGGAGTGTCGTACGAGAATGCCATGCAGGTATCGGCGCGGCTGGCCGAAGACGACCTATTCCGCCGCTGCCTCGTTCAGCGATTCGGTCACTTCGTGATGGGTGCCGAGTTCGGCTCGCCCGTCGAGGTGCGTGCGCCGGCCGCGGCATACGACGCGTTCGTTTCGAGTGGGGGCTCGTTCGAAGAACTGCTGGTCGCCATCGTGCGGGATGCAGCCTTCATCGAGAGGAGGAAGTAGCCATGATCAGTCGTCGACGGTTGTTGGTCGGAGGCTCCGCGGCGCTGGCGATGCTCGGCGTCGGCCTGGGGCGTCGCCGGGTCGCTCGTGCCGCCCCGCCCGCCGGTCCGGTGCGCTTCTTGGCAGTGCGCACACCACACGGCGTGGATCGAGACTTCTGGATCCCGCGTACGTCGTCGGGCGCGGAGCCCGCGAGTGCCGACGAAGCGCTCGCGAACCTGACCTTCCAGTACCAGAACTCGATTCTGGACGCGATGATGCCCTGGCGGAGTCAGATCACGATTCTGGACGGTCTCGATACCCAGATCGTGAAGGAGAACACGCGGCCCAATCTCAATGCGAGTCACGGCCACAACGAGCAGGGCACGATGCTGACGGGCGCCCAGGCGCCAGCAGATCGCGAGGGCAACTTCGACTTTCACCCATCCCTCGACTTCGCACTGCATGGATTGCTCGGGGGCTTGGTACTGCCCACGGCGAGTGTGTCCGGGGCAGGCACCTGGAAGTGCATGAGTTTCGACGAAACCGGCGTAGGTCGCGATCCCGAGACCAGCCCCAGCGCACTGTTCAAGCAAGCGTTCCCGGCGAACTTCCTACCGCCGGATCCCGGCGAGCCTGCGGTCGACTACACCGAGGGCGAGAACCGCATCATCGGCCTGGGCCAGACGCAGCTGTCGGCGCTGGAGCTGCGGCTGGAGAACCTGGAGAAGGGCAAGGTCGTGAGCCACCGCGAAGCGATGGCCACGCTGCTCAAGACGGGAACGCCTCCGCCACCAGTCGGTGCCTGCACCACCAAAGGGACCGACGTGCCCTCGGTGGGTGGCAACATCGGCGGCTACCTCAACGTCGAGGGCATCGCGCGCGCCCACGCCGCCGTCATCGCCCAAGCTTTCGCCTGCGGCCGCGCCATGTGTGCGACGCTGCGCATTCTCGACGACTACCCGAACTACTACACCGACGTGCCAGACGTCCAAGCCTCCGGGGCGCAAGCGCTGTACGGCGCGGACTTCCGCTTTCACGAGAACCTGGTTCACGACTACTGGGGCGCGAGCGGCAGCGAACTGCAGACATTGCGCCAAGGGTATACGGCGGGGTTGCGCTGGGCAGCGGGCCACTTCGCCGCCGTGCTCGACGAGTTCTCCAAGATCATCGATCCCTACGATCCCAACGGCGGCACGATGTTGGATAACACCGTCATCTTCTGGCACAGCGAGTTCGGTCACGATGGTCACGACAACCAACACACCCGCCACCCCGCGGTCATCGCAGGCGGCGGCGGTCGCACGCTCAAGCTCGGGCGCTATCTGCGCCTGCGCAACATCGCCAGCAGCGAGCGCGTGCCACACAACAAGCTTCTCACGAGCATTTGCCACGCCGTTGGCCGGACCGAGATCAACTACTTCGGCGACCGCGATCTCAAGGGAGATCCGAAGTATCAGGGGCCGCTCACCCCGCTGATGGTCTGAGCCCGTGGCGAACGGCTGCACTCACCCCGCGCGTGGCCTGGCCACGAGCTGCCGTCTGTGCCAGGCTGAAGAGTACGTGATGCGATTCGCGACGACTCTTTCCCTGGTTGCGGCGCCGGTGCTCCTAGCAGTCGCGTGTACCAACGACTTCGATGCTTTCGCCTTCGATCCGGATGCTGGCAAGGGCAGCGGGTCGGGTGGGGCAGCGTCGGGCGGAGCCGCCTCGGGTGGCAGCGGCAACGCGGACGCGGCCAGCAGCGGCGGCGCCAACACCAGCGGAAGCGTGAGTTGCGAAGGCAACAACGACTGCGATCTGGGCAACAGCTTCTGCTGCTACCGGCTCAGCGGCCCTTCCTGTCAAAGCAACAACCAGAGCTGCAGCCCAGGCACGGACATTTTTTGCGACGGCCCCGAGGACTGTAGCGGCGGCGAGGTATGCTGCGCGAACTTGGGCAACGGCAGCTTCGTGCGCCGAATGGAGTGCGTCCAGCCCAACGACTGCCGTGGCGGTGACAATCGCGTAGTCTGCGGAGACGCGGCGCAGAGTTGTCCGGACCAGACGACGTGCAGCGCCGTCAGCAACTTGCCCTACCGCTTCTGTCAGCCCTGAGTCGAGCCTCTGACCAGAGTTCTCACTTCAGGTCGCCGACGAGGCTCAACTTCATCTCCTGCAGCCGGGCGCGAAACACGCCGGCTGCGACGGCCGGATCACCGGCGAGGATGCGCTCCGCCTGGGGTCGGTCCACGGCTCGCAGAATCACCAACCCCACGTGCGGCGGCTCCAGGCTCGGGCCTGCGAGCAACAACATCCCTTCCTGCTTCAAGCGCTTCAGGTATTCGAAGTGCTGGGAGACCTTGTCGCGCTCCGTCGGGGTGGGTGCGGAGACCATCTCGGCTCGCACTGGCTCGAGAAAGATGACCCACGCTCGCCGCGGCGCGGTGGGAGCTGGCGCTGCCTCGCCCGCAGCAGGGGGTGGAGTGGCCGCTGCGCTCGCGGAAGCGGCCGGGTGAGGCGCCTCGGCAGGAGGAGGTGGCGACTTCGTGGCCTTGCGCGAATCCATGTCCTCTCGCCCGAGTCGCGCGAGCAGCGGCAGCAGCTCGTCGACGTGCACCGCGGGATCGACTTCGGGGAAGATGCGGCGAATCATGCCTTGGGCATCGATGACGAAGGTCGTGCGTGCCGCGTAGCCCTGGGGTGACTTCGGGACACCGTAGGCATCGAGAATGTGGCCGTCGGGATCCGAAAGCAGCGGGAACGGCAGCGCGTGCTTCTGTTTGAACTGGGCGTGGGACTCGACGGAGTCGACGGACACGCCGACGACCGCTGCACCGGTGGCGGCCAGGCGCTGCCAGGCATCGCGAAACGCACAGGCCTCACGCGTGCAACCCGGCGTGCCGTCCTTCGGATAGAAATACAGCACCAACGTTCGCCCGCGGAACTCGGCGAGGCTCCGCTGCGTCCCGCGCTCATCGGGTGCCGTGAAGTCGGGCGCCTGGTTGACGTTCTCCAGTGTAGCCGGCCCCGCGGGGGACGAGCCCCCGCAGGCAGTCACCACCAAGAGGGCGAGGCAGGTCGACAGCATCACCAGCCAACAACGAAATGCCCCGGACACCATCGTGCTCGCGGTCGTACTCCGGGCCTCGCAGCCCCGCAAGCGATCGAAGCCGATCTCAGTCGAAGTAGAAGATGGTGAAGGCATCCCCACCGTCTTCGCGCGAGGCAGGCTCGACACGACCTATCAGCGACAGGCTCGGCAATCGTTGACGGACCGCCGCCTTCATTGCGCCACTGCCATGCCCATGCAGGACGTAGCCTGCGCGCTCGCCTCGCTCCAGGAGCCCATCGACGAAACGTTCGAGGAGGTCCAGTCCTTCTTCGACGCGCATGCCCCGCAAGTCGACGGTGTTGTCCTCGGCGCGCACGGGAAGGAAGCCATCCTGAGTGCGACTGGTGGGCCTGGGCTTTGGCTTTGGTTTCGCCTTGGCGCGCGGGGCGCCTCCCCGCCTGCCCTCTAGCTCAGCTGCGCGAACGCGAAGCTTCATCGTGCCGGCAAGAACGACGGCGTCTCCATTGGGTTCCAGCGCGGCGATCTCGACGCTCACCCCCAACTTGGCGAGGTACGCGATGCCACCGACTTCCAGCGCTGGCGGAACCGCTAGCCCCGGCGTTGCTTGCAGCGGTGCTGTTTGCCGCAACGATGCCAGTCGCCCGCCGATGGCGACGGGATGCAGAGCCTTGTCCAGCGCTCGGTCCGCGCGTTTCGAATCGCTCTGCCCTGGCGCATGACGCAGGCTCTGCATCACTCTGCGCAGTTCTGCTCGTGCGCTGCGCACTTCGGCTGCCAATTGCTCGCCCTCGCGCACCAACCGTCGGCGCTCTTGCTCGCGCACGGACTCTCGCTGCCCTTCCAGCTCCAAGCGCAACTCCCGTTGCCGCAGGAGCTCTTGGGAAAGCGATTGCTCACGCTCGGCCGCGCGGGACAGAGCCGCAGCCAGTTCCTGGAGCAGAGACTCCCGGCGCAAGGCTTGTTCGGGCATCAGCTGCTCGGCACGCGCGACGATCTGAGCATCGATGCCGAAGCGGCGCGCGGCCAGCAGAGCGCTGGAGGGTCCCGGAACTCCGAGCTCGAGACGAAATGTGGGCAGAAAGGTGTCGACCTGGAGACCAACGGAGGCGTTGTCGAAACGCGAATCCTCCGCTGCGTGCTCCTTGAGTCGCTCGTAGTGCGTGGTCACACCTACGGCAGCGCCCTGCGCCACCAGCGCTTCCACCGTAGCCACCGCAAGCGCTGCCCCCTCCTCGGGATCCGTGCCGACGCAGACTTCGTCCAGCAAGACCAGGACGCCGGCTGCGGCTCTGGAACAGAACGCACCCAGCGTCGTCAGGTGCGCGCTGAAGGTGGATAGATTCATACTCAAGGACTGCTCGTCGGCCATGTCCGTCAGCACGTCGCGAAAGAATCCGATTTCACTGGTTGGGTCGGCCGGGATGGGGATGCCCGCTCGCACCATCCATGCCGCCAGGCCGAGACACTTGAGTGCGACGGTCTTGCCGCCAGCGTTGGGTCCCGAGATGACGAGGGCGCGTCCGCTGGACAGCGCGATGTCGTTCGGCACGACGTCCACGCCTTGAATCAACAACAAGGGATGCCGCGCCTGGCCGAGCACGGCGCGCGGCTCGCTCCCGGGCTCGAAGACCGTCGCCTGGGCCGCAGCCGCCCACCGACTGAGCGCTCGCAGCATGTCGGCTGCGACGCACGCCTCGTGGGCCTGACTCACTGCATCGGCGACATCCGCGACGCGGTCCGACAGCAACCGCAACACGCGCTGTCGTTCGCGTTCCACGCTGGCCACGGCGTACTGCAGGCGATTCGCCAAGTCGCTGATTTCCCGCGGTTCGACGAAGAGGGTCGCCCCGGAGGCACTCGAGCCCAGCACCAGCCCGGGCACCTGGGATGCGCTATCGGAGCGAACTGGCAGCACCGGACGTCCGTCTCGTTCCGTGCTGAACGCTTGGCTCAGCTGCGCCGAGTAGCGCGCGACCAGCTGACGCATTTGCCGCGAGAGATCTCGCCGCAGCGATTCCACTGCGCGGCGAGCCGCGGCCAACGCCGGGGACGCCGCGTCGGCGACGTCGCCATCGTCAGTCAGTGAAGCGGCGAGTTCGGCTTGCAGCTCGTCGAGCGCGGGATCGCTTCCGAGAACGTCGCATAGCGCCGCATGCTCGAGGGCAAGCTGTGCCGCGAATTGTCGCAACCGGCTCGCGTGTGCCAACACTCGCGACACCGCGAGCAGCTCCTCGCCATCGAGCATGCCGCGGTGGGACGCGCGGTCGAGCACTGGCGAAATATCTGCCAAAGCGACGGTCGGAATCGGCTTGTCGTCTCCGGCGAGCGCAACGGCGCTGCGACTCCGGTCAGCGAACAGCCGCGCCTCCGCCAGCTCTGACGCGGGAGCCAGCGCGCGTAGCCGCGCAGCAGGCAGCGCGCCCAAGGCGAAGCTCGCCAAATGTTCGAGCAGCCGGCTCCATTCCAAATCGCGAGCGGCCCGCGCGGCGTAGGGTTCCTTGTCCGGCTTCATGGGCGCACGGCTATGCCACGGACAGCGGTGGGTGCAATGGCTGGGTGCGATGGCGAAGGGAGCTCGTGCGCCCGCGGCCAGGGCCGCGACCCGCGGCGCCATCCCATTCCCGCTGAAAACCGCAACGTGAGCCACGGTTCAGCTCCTGCGGTTCTCGCAAGCACTTGACACCGGCACTGCCCGCTCGATCATCTCGACCAGCCGAGGGGGCTGCCAGGAGAACCAGTGTGATACGCCCCCATCCAACCATCTCGTCGGTCTGGGAGCTCAGCGGCGACGGTAGCTTCGGTGGTCCACGCGTGGGGGTGATTGGCGCCCTCCACGGCAACGAAGTAGCTGGGCTGCGGGTCATCGAACAAATCCGGCGCAATGCCGAGGCCTTCGCACGCCACCTACGACGCGGCACTTTGCTGCTCATACACGGCAACCCCAGAGCCACCAGCGAAGGACGCCGGTTCTCTTCGGGGGGCGCCGACATCAACCGCTTGTTCGCCTATCACTGGCTGGAAGACCTAGCGCGCGAAGCCTGGACCTACGAGCATCATCGAGCGCTGGAGCTGCAGCCGCTGATGACGGGGCTGGATGCGATGATCGATCTGCACTCCGCGAGTCAACCCACGGTGCCCTTCGCCATTTGCGATGGCCGCCCCGAGGGCATTGCCCTGTCACGGAACACGGGCTGCAACGTCACCTATGGCTGGGACGGGCCCGGAATGTTGATGGGCCACGTGAGCATCGGTGCACTCGTAGCCGCGGGTCGGCCGGCGATCAGCATCGAATGCGGCCAACACGAGGGCGCGGATACCTCCGAGGTCGCCTTCAGCGTCCTGACTCGCTTCCTTGGCGGCCTCGGGGTCACCGACCATGAAACGGCGGAAAGCAGCGGCCCGGCGTACGAGCTGTTCGGGCGCGTGGTCAAGCCGACCCTGCACTTTCGCCTCAGCCGCAACTTCGCGAGCTTCGACCGGCTTCAGGCCGGACAAATCCTCGGCCGCGGCGACGACGTCACCATCGTCGTCGACCGCGATGCGTACTTGCTGCTACCGACGCCACACGCAGAGCGCGGCGACGACATCGTGTACCTCGCTCA
The nucleotide sequence above comes from Polyangiaceae bacterium. Encoded proteins:
- a CDS encoding DUF1552 domain-containing protein; this encodes MISRRRLLVGGSAALAMLGVGLGRRRVARAAPPAGPVRFLAVRTPHGVDRDFWIPRTSSGAEPASADEALANLTFQYQNSILDAMMPWRSQITILDGLDTQIVKENTRPNLNASHGHNEQGTMLTGAQAPADREGNFDFHPSLDFALHGLLGGLVLPTASVSGAGTWKCMSFDETGVGRDPETSPSALFKQAFPANFLPPDPGEPAVDYTEGENRIIGLGQTQLSALELRLENLEKGKVVSHREAMATLLKTGTPPPPVGACTTKGTDVPSVGGNIGGYLNVEGIARAHAAVIAQAFACGRAMCATLRILDDYPNYYTDVPDVQASGAQALYGADFRFHENLVHDYWGASGSELQTLRQGYTAGLRWAAGHFAAVLDEFSKIIDPYDPNGGTMLDNTVIFWHSEFGHDGHDNQHTRHPAVIAGGGGRTLKLGRYLRLRNIASSERVPHNKLLTSICHAVGRTEINYFGDRDLKGDPKYQGPLTPLMV
- a CDS encoding AarF/ABC1/UbiB kinase family protein; this encodes MSKDRKVPQGRLGRLARLARVGARSGAAMLTGGGAESAARQAAEVLGNLRGLAAKVGQMASYVDGVVPEAHREAYEGALAQLRAAAPQSSADEIQGVIEDDLGAPIAELFSEWEREPFASASIGQVHRARLNDGREVAVKVQHPGIDRAVEADLSNASVVSHLVGAAGPKTMDTVRIFEEIRTRFREELDYELEAQRQEEFRTLHAGDDKIRIPQVVPERCSRRVLTSELCHGTSLEDAAAESEPARRAHAETLWRFVFKGNLVGGAFNADPHPGNYLFGPDGTVTFLDFGCIQPIEGKRLDDARQLHLAALAGEEQAFAERCKILLETRGGAYERAAIDYSRKCFEPLFSPPFRITRPYVTELVEGVRAMKSLLFQKDGNVVPLPEGMVFINRLQFGFYSVLARLDVEADYARVERDFLRAAGLDRA
- a CDS encoding redoxin domain-containing protein: MVSGAFRCWLVMLSTCLALLVVTACGGSSPAGPATLENVNQAPDFTAPDERGTQRSLAEFRGRTLVLYFYPKDGTPGCTREACAFRDAWQRLAATGAAVVGVSVDSVESHAQFKQKHALPFPLLSDPDGHILDAYGVPKSPQGYAARTTFVIDAQGMIRRIFPEVDPAVHVDELLPLLARLGREDMDSRKATKSPPPPAEAPHPAASASAAATPPPAAGEAAPAPTAPRRAWVIFLEPVRAEMVSAPTPTERDKVSQHFEYLKRLKQEGMLLLAGPSLEPPHVGLVILRAVDRPQAERILAGDPAVAAGVFRARLQEMKLSLVGDLK
- a CDS encoding DUF1592 domain-containing protein, coding for MGALLDGGQVGYHPGVANLRRLLVGLTLSGCVGLIDDPPSGGSTGPGTDPGDPRLEARVWRLTDAQYNREIQRFFPGAPVVDVPDGASEYGLTNIASTARIDLGNASLFHEAARTIGTWVADQGAPTARCQTFGTPACVDTFMDWFPEAAFRRPPTPAERAELRAVYDELEPKYGADWAFAALVRGVLLSPQFLYRYEIGPSGKGIVKLDDYEIASLISFSLTDGAPDQELLDAAKAGTLRDASVREKHARRLMGRTGPVWQRFFWEWLKMSTLQSQGTETQLDPNLVAGLEEESRTFIQKVIVDNAGTLGDLLTSTTSWGNSDVANYYGASHPGGGLAQFELPAKERGGLLTLGAWLVSHGKKGRDNVVRRGMGLFRDAMCQEIKPLNIDLEAATKALVGADATIKEIADARGADATCGACHVTSDPIGLVFESYAGDGKFQTTYADGKPVEATAVMDGVSYENAMQVSARLAEDDLFRRCLVQRFGHFVMGAEFGSPVEVRAPAAAYDAFVSSGGSFEELLVAIVRDAAFIERRK
- a CDS encoding Smr/MutS family protein, which gives rise to MKPDKEPYAARAARDLEWSRLLEHLASFALGALPAARLRALAPASELAEARLFADRSRSAVALAGDDKPIPTVALADISPVLDRASHRGMLDGEELLAVSRVLAHASRLRQFAAQLALEHAALCDVLGSDPALDELQAELAASLTDDGDVADAASPALAAARRAVESLRRDLSRQMRQLVARYSAQLSQAFSTERDGRPVLPVRSDSASQVPGLVLGSSASGATLFVEPREISDLANRLQYAVASVERERQRVLRLLSDRVADVADAVSQAHEACVAADMLRALSRWAAAAQATVFEPGSEPRAVLGQARHPLLLIQGVDVVPNDIALSSGRALVISGPNAGGKTVALKCLGLAAWMVRAGIPIPADPTSEIGFFRDVLTDMADEQSLSMNLSTFSAHLTTLGAFCSRAAAGVLVLLDEVCVGTDPEEGAALAVATVEALVAQGAAVGVTTHYERLKEHAAEDSRFDNASVGLQVDTFLPTFRLELGVPGPSSALLAARRFGIDAQIVARAEQLMPEQALRRESLLQELAAALSRAAEREQSLSQELLRQRELRLELEGQRESVREQERRRLVREGEQLAAEVRSARAELRRVMQSLRHAPGQSDSKRADRALDKALHPVAIGGRLASLRQTAPLQATPGLAVPPALEVGGIAYLAKLGVSVEIAALEPNGDAVVLAGTMKLRVRAAELEGRRGGAPRAKAKPKPKPRPTSRTQDGFLPVRAEDNTVDLRGMRVEEGLDLLERFVDGLLERGERAGYVLHGHGSGAMKAAVRQRLPSLSLIGRVEPASREDGGDAFTIFYFD
- a CDS encoding succinylglutamate desuccinylase/aspartoacylase family protein — its product is MIRPHPTISSVWELSGDGSFGGPRVGVIGALHGNEVAGLRVIEQIRRNAEAFARHLRRGTLLLIHGNPRATSEGRRFSSGGADINRLFAYHWLEDLAREAWTYEHHRALELQPLMTGLDAMIDLHSASQPTVPFAICDGRPEGIALSRNTGCNVTYGWDGPGMLMGHVSIGALVAAGRPAISIECGQHEGADTSEVAFSVLTRFLGGLGVTDHETAESSGPAYELFGRVVKPTLHFRLSRNFASFDRLQAGQILGRGDDVTIVVDRDAYLLLPTPHAERGDDIVYLAHEVA